AAAATGCCATAATTTATAGGGTTTATTTCTTGTAAGAGAAAGTGTTTGCACCACAGGAGACTGAGGAAAAGAGGGGAGATTTAGAGGCGTCTGTGGGccttgttgttttcattttaatggggCTTCAGGTGAATTTATTTCACACTTGACAAGACAACATTTTAACCCAGCTTTGCTCGGCTCTGCAAACAATGTCTGAGAATTGGCAACTCAGGATTACCTGGATGAATTTGAAGATGGCAAAAGCAGGCGTGCTGTGTTCTGCATAAACACAGCCTAATATGCTGTAGAGCTGTGTGTTGAAACAGCTGTCCCCAAGTCCAAGCAGGAAACTACACAACAGGGCAATGGATACACTGAGGAAGAAAGTATAGTTCTTATTAAAACACAAGTTCATTGCACGTCCTGATGACCAACTCCTCCTTACTGACCGATTATTGGAGAAATTAACTACCTTGGAGTTAGAAATGGGTTTTTCTGGGTGGTGGTTGTAAAGACGACAGGGGCGTCATCAGGTATGTTAAGGAAGATCAAATAGAAAGCAACGAAATGGACAACCATTCCCAGAAACACCACAGAGGTTCGCCTGAAGCGATTGTTCTTACACAGCAATCCAAACAAGCCTCCACCTGGCGAGAGAGAACACCTGTATGAATGCAATGACCTTCACAACACTTTAGTGACTGTAAATACACTTAACAAGTTCTGACAGAGGAAATGTAAACTTACCTACGATTTCTCCAATGCCTATCACAATCCCAGAGATCCCAATCAAGCCTTTAGCTGCTGCTCCAAACTGTGTAGTGGCTCCGATACATGTTCCATACACTCCACTGTAGAAAGCTAGCTCCAGGCCTGGAGAACAAGGAGGGCATGCTGTAGCTGCAAGCCATCACTGGAGGCCAAGATACTTACTGTATTACATGAATGCATTCTCCATTTGACTTACCGCTATACACCATGCAGGGACTCAGGAGCACCATAGTTTTAGCCTTCAGAAGCTGCAGTATGGTTTCTGAAGAGGAGAGGACACAATAGACTGATTTGAATTgctaataaataaagattatattCCTGGCACTAATATGCTCCCTTTACATCTGGATTGAGAgtagataaaaacacacacgaTAAAGCCCCGTTTTCCTCTGATAATTAAAGTTGAGCGAAGGTAGAAGATGTTAAAATATTCTGTCTCTATATGTCATTTGAATGCAGGCAGGAAAACACCCAAAAGAGACTTTCACTCAGCCAGTTAGGGAAATTCAGATTTTCAAAGAAGAAATCCCTCTAGGTTTGTTTCTATATGCCTGGATGCCCCTTTTCTGACATAAATCAGCGTTTACTTTGATAAACCTGATACCTTTAAGGCAGGCGTACACAAGTCTACAAGCACACAAGATACGTGCGAGACAAAGAGCAATCTGATCATCCAAACAACTTGAGGCTGCACTGAAGACAGGTGCAAGTGCAGCAGAGTTTCCAGTAGACAAACAAAGATATAATCTGAAATATACACTTGCACAGGCAGTTTCTGTGTACTCTGATGTAACGCTAGAAGATTTGTATCCACATAAAAGcaatttttacttttaactgCCTGAGACTGCCTGCTAGTTTCAGACTAAGAACAATGAAATATGGAGAACTAGGTTACCTGCAGTATGCCAAAGAACATTTCTCTAAGTGCTTTAGTGTGTTTTTCTAAAGCTATTATATCAACTGTGAAGAAACCCATCTTTCAGACGATGTAGATTTACACTATATGTGCATTTTGAACTTGTGTAGATTAATTCTACATGCATACATAATGAATACAGTAAATTTATGTTGAtgcaacatataaatgaatgaatatgtattattttaagaaaaaacactgGTGTGTTATTCCAACAGCAAAACTTACTGAACTCTGACTTGGCATCTTGCATGGCAGTATTTGCTCTGTGCTTATAcctaaacaaaagaaaacacattcattGTAACACCCAcaaagctgaaataaatcaacagaAATACAAGAGACACAAACAGGGATATAACTTCCGTCAAGTAAAGAACCGGAGAAGTAATTTACAGATACAGAGACTTAAGCTACAGATTACAAGGATTCCTCAAAATCCCCCCCAGACCGCAAacagtgtttttcacagtaaaTGATGTCTCCCCATAGGATTCTTTGTTATGCTGTTGGAATCATGCACACACTCAAACTCAGCCAATAAGCACGGATCAAATACCTGCATCGAGCAGGTGTCCAGAAAACACAATCTGTTACCAAAATGCAGTCAAAAACAGGCTGAGAGAATCTGTTTTGTCCAGACTTAGCAGCCTAACAACATTTTTCTATATGTTCACCTATTTTCAGTGTAGTGTTGTTCTTTACATATCCTTGTGTTTGGGATTTTAATGACTCAGTATTCTTTGATACCAGCTCtttagcttaataaaataaaaattaaattaaataaaaattttaattatATCTGAAATGATGCCGAGGCCCGTGCCTGAAGAGATCAGCATTTAACTGCTGTCACTCTCGAAAAGAAAGTCTCCATCCAGCTGCCCCAAGTGTTCCTGATTGCACCCTctgtatgaatgtatgaagTGTTATGGTTAGGCTTGACTGTCAATTTGTCAGTGATCTGGACAAAAGGGTCAGTGTAATTTTTGTGATGGACAAGAGTGGTTTAAAACTCCTGCAGAGCTGGGGTGGATACTTGTCTTTCAAACCTTCACAAAATCCAAGGtgacttatttaaaaaaaaaaaaaatcctagaTTGTTTGGTTAAAGCTTAAAGGtacactatgcaggatttgttggttggtgtttgttaacaaacagcattcaaagttggcctcCCTGACCCAATgggggcgagagagagagattgaatgAGGAGAGCGAGCCGCGCTGGCGAGAACAAAGCcctgaatcagataaataaaatgttattttctgattgtttcacagcagttacgttgtaaaataaacacacccacacctctgcacaaccctgcaggaaggtgccgcattgctGGATTTTATGTGGGTGCAGAGTTTCAGCCTGTCCGCTGTggactctctgctctgcatgtgtgtagctcagccccaccTTCAGTCaaccagacacacagacctgctgctctttctgcatccatgacacagagacaaagagcagagtggagcagaggagagagagagacggagatagcgatgtaacctggtcgctatgCTatgagtcccgacctcacaccctgcacactgttggctgggggctacacacccactgcccaaaggccCAGAAGCgtcccgaacacagcaaaataataagaaaatacaggcagagggcagagtctctgcagataaaaaCATCTCCAAACTTCTAGAGGGTGATGactgagagggattatttttgtatgagtctatacattgtgtttttttaggaaATCCTGTATAGTATACCTTTAACACGGTCAACTGAATGAAAGGTTCATACTCTCAGCATCCTTTTTCAAAAGTGGTTTAtacatgtttatactgtatattctgtgAGTGATTTTGAGTGATTTTGTGAGACTACAGTGAAAACTGTGTAATTACGGTATAGGATATTCATTTACATCACTCGGGCTGAGAGCAGGGACTGCCCCTCCTCTTCAGAGAGCATCTCCTCTTCATGATGGCTTTTTCGCAACACCAGGAAGCTGAGTGTGCCCAATACTGAGGCGACCAACAGGAAcaggaaaatgtttttcctgctgccGTCTGAGAGAGGAAGATTAAAATAAACCGGttaattaaaatacacaatatatattatCAGCATTAAGCTCAAGCATATTCTGAATAACAAATCACTCATATAATCCTCTTGATAATGTGCTTTCATCATCATGCTACATTTTGCTATTATAATCATTGCAGTGCTTACTCAAGTATTAACCCTACCTGATATTTCTGTTCTTCCATTCcaatcaaaataaatgtaaagattgCCAAACAGCATGCTGTAAATGAGAGAAGTAATGtgtaaatcaaatcaataaatgaaaaaacatgacattaacACAAATCACAATGGCATTTTTCACATACAAAGGCAACATGGCATTGCTGCTGGAGCAAACCCTTGAATCTCCAGTGACTTTCATGCTGTTTTATGACTAAATGAATTACGTAACCTAACCTTTCCCTTCATGTAGGCTCATAAAACCTATTGATTAATGTTAGAAATCCATTGTCTTCTGGCTAAAATAAGACTGTTCTTAATTCACAACAAAAGTTTTGGTGACACATAGTTTTCATATGACAACACTATGTACTACACCATGCCCTCATCCATTAGTCCTGATGGACAATTAGAGAGCTGTAAAATCCAACTAACCCCACACTGTTAAACTAATATATAttgtccaaaatcactccctACTTATTAcatagggctgcagctaacaattatttttactattgattaatctgccaattattttcttgattcataattttgtctataaaataccagaaaatattaaaaaagtataattataaTTCCAAAGAttacgtctttaaatgtcttgttttgtccgaccaacagtgCAAACCCCAAAGagatttagtttactatcatacaggacaaagaaaagcattaaaaatgactaaaatgagtatttgattgtcaaaatagttgcagattcaaTTTCTGATggataatacaaataataaacagaGACTCCCTGGTCAGTCTCCGTTGTCTTAGTTGAAAGTACTTCCCAGTTGCCTCTGGGCCCAGGAAgcaactgtacacacacagaatgcAGTTATCGAATGCTGTATACACAATGCTGTATATACAAAAGATTAAAGATCAGCACCAGAAGACTTGTCTTATACCCCAGCACTGAGAACAACAAGGCTATAAACTGACGCAAACAGCTCCCTTTAGTTATCTCCGGCTGGCACCAGTCCTTGCAACACACACTAATGAGAAATGAGCCCCTGCAAAGCCACATCTTATCCTTATGGTTCATCCGTCTGGCCCACACTAAGTGTGATAGAAGTAACATGCTTGTTAAAgtcaagatgaaatgaaaaatgcctttttaacccttttagatcacatcctcagtcatattgtgcacctatttaacaatatatgctaaaaaaaaataccaaaaaaatcaatttctttctATTCTTACATCAAAATacaatgttttcttcctgtaaaactaAATATGACGAGTACTTATGTAGGCTTGAATCAACCAGTTTCAAgcaataatatcatgacatccaccaatcaatcaatcatcaacTTTTAGTGGCACAGAGATTCATTGTGACACGCCCAATGTTCAAATCAAAGTCCCCCCAACGTTATGTCCTACGTGTCTATCCTGTTTCACTCGGAAATACGTCACGATACTGAAGCTAGATACTCTTGAAATGCCGTTTTATCTGGATTTTAAGGCCTTACAATGATTCAGCATTTCAGTACacattctctgtaaatttctaTCACAATTTCTGTCcatccattaatcaattaattgactaattacCCTCTCTCTACACTATATTTATTGTCCgacattttatttgagtgtccaAATTCTGTGTGAaattatatatctatatatatatatatatcttacaATAGCAAACAAAAGTACACTACCTTCTGTCAAACAATGCACTGCATCACATTGTATAGGTGCAAAAATTACTGTCATGTCTGAGATTTTAGACTCCTGTGCCTGCAGAGCATTTTGTTGTGCACAGCAAATTTCATGTGTATCAAACCTCTCTGGGCATTTAGGAGTTTAGAAATTTGACCTTTAATTATAGTGCTCCCATTAGGACAATCAGTGTaataatggaagaaaaaaaaaccaaacactgggAACACGGTATTATCTGAGATGTcatctgagaaatcatgtttggTAGACTGAAAAGGCAGTCAAGGACGGTGGACTCATTTTGGGTTGAATCAGACACTGACTTTATGAACACGACGATCTGCATTTTCTGCCTCTGAGGAtacttctttcattttttttaaagctggtTATTTGCCATTCATGGTTAACAGTCCAGTCCTGTAAAATGCTGTGAtctatttctgtctttaatTACAGATCACCTAAACTAAAAAATGTAGATGAGCAATTAGTTTGTCCCACAGCCTCAGTGAGGGATAACAGGGGTTATTCATAAACGACAACTAACTGCAttcggtgtgtttgtgtgtgtgtgtgtgtgtgtgtgtgtgtatgtctgcagGCTGTGAAGAACTGATTCATAAGTTTACTGTGGCAGGGATCAACACTGCGGAGTCAGATTAGCATTGCCCTATTGTGAGCCTTGGCGCACATGACAGCCAATGTAATTATTATACTAATTCAATTTGCATAatttaacaaatacaaattagTTGTCCAAGCCAGTGTGCAAGAGCAGAGGGCCAAATATGAGAGATGAAAAAAGCCAAAACTCTTACCCGCACCTGTTTTAAGAGACtgaggtgtttttgtttttagagtCTGCAAAGAAACTAATGAGATACTGACTGCTTATGACAATTTGTAACAGgatttataaaatacatttttatataaagtATTGAGTAATATCCCTTCAAGCTAAGAATACAGGGGGGTGGGGGTATTCTGGCTGCTGCAGTGTAATTATATCTTTGATCAACTGGGGCAGATGCATCAAAcagaacaagtgaaaaaaaaaaaaaaaacatggtgatGAACTGCATTGAATTTAATGATGGGAAGGAATAATGCAATGCAGACTATTTAATCACAGTCCTGAGTTATATAAGAAAGcaaattaatatgaaaatgtctgaatctcaaataaaaaactgaatatgtcATTTACTACAGGTCATAGCTACATCACATATAATCTATAATCATTCAAATGCAATGTGGTTTAAAGGAAACATTTGATTTTCAATGAAGTAATGCATGGAGCTAATAGTACTGGGCTGCAAAACTGCAGTCTGACATAACACACTGTGTCAGTAGCTGCATACCTGCACTGCAACAGAGCCCAGAACATCCCCGTGTTCCTGTTGATGGTTGAAGCGTCAGAGTTTTCCACCAGAAACTGTCCTTGAGCTGTCCAGAGCACTGCAGAGAAGTAAGGGAGAGGGGTCATttgaggaagaaaataaaaaaaaaaattaaccagTCACTTAATTGCCCTTGTGAAGTGAAAAATTATCTGTTCTGTGTTGGTAAGTAATGCATCTAACCATACAGTAGCCCAGGGGCATGATAAAaattcatcacactgcattaaaaacagcccaaatcatttttcttcatttatgcTCAGTAGAGGGATTCTTTCTCAGTATTTTCACTAACGTCTATGAGCAAGCTCAAGGTGCTGCATACTATTTGCAGTAACAGTGCCTAACCCATTTACGGTCTAATTTGGGATATACTGTTTATATGCATCATCACGTCATGATAATCCCTGTATGCATGATTAAACactattttaaattttaatacaAGAAACTGAGCTTGCAAAAGGCTGCAAAAACTCAACAGAGACCAAGTATTTATGTGCCACAC
The genomic region above belongs to Thunnus albacares chromosome 17, fThuAlb1.1, whole genome shotgun sequence and contains:
- the LOC122966607 gene encoding UNC93-like protein MFSD11, producing the protein MADRGTFNVVILGVGFLFIFTAFTTCGNIEQTVVKSLENDTFTGSGYHSLGIIYGIFSFSNLLAPTVVAVIGPKITMFLSGLLYSGYIAVFIIPSTWAFYLTSVLIGIGAAMLWTAQGQFLVENSDASTINRNTGMFWALLQCSMLFGNLYIYFDWNGRTEISDGSRKNIFLFLLVASVLGTLSFLVLRKSHHEEEMLSEEEGQSLLSARVMYKHRANTAMQDAKSEFKTILQLLKAKTMVLLSPCMVYSGLELAFYSGVYGTCIGATTQFGAAAKGLIGISGIVIGIGEIVGGGLFGLLCKNNRFRRTSVVFLGMVVHFVAFYLIFLNIPDDAPVVFTTTTQKNPFLTPSVSIALLCSFLLGLGDSCFNTQLYSILGCVYAEHSTPAFAIFKFIQSVFAAVAFFYSGYLLLMWQLLLMVILGFSGTLCFFVVERMQNFSADLQDY